In Spirobacillus cienkowskii, a genomic segment contains:
- a CDS encoding PAS domain-containing sensor histidine kinase — protein MKDSFFFNNSKDILILLDKSGKILISNSAAKKYSLYEDKEIFPQLVPTEAAQLAATFDQLMKDSIQKTVLLELTGFPVITSRTRWKITYLQAEQAFAFCCEELTEFSAEDFLLHTGLMKTVFDHDPDLISIINRVGNFVFVNLAVYQFAGLSNPPLLIEKINSSIENKELWLPGYENIQKFREKENINIEATTDSMGNPVWFENNYIPLNLKYGENMTLVISKNITPWKKFEKNLIDAQNNLYFKHRFLFLDSMMLNKFEKHFNILSAEEQNFATKIKKVKHYLTEKYKTECFTSFNLKSIFSFILSSLNDPLNSYEIQVQENFENIENVEIQCFQYDLIQAFLNIFYNAINAIILSQKVSERMIKIQTDIQNGGVNILIINNGSVVKPEIQDKIFEPFITSLPSGHGTGLGLSIAKDIIENHNGTISFTSDADWTTFSITLPLQ, from the coding sequence ATGAAAGACTCATTTTTTTTCAACAACTCTAAAGATATACTTATTTTACTTGATAAAAGTGGTAAAATTTTAATTTCTAATAGTGCTGCAAAAAAATATTCCTTATATGAAGACAAAGAAATCTTTCCGCAACTGGTTCCAACTGAAGCTGCGCAATTGGCAGCAACTTTTGATCAATTGATGAAAGATTCCATACAAAAAACTGTTCTGCTTGAATTGACAGGATTTCCAGTTATCACCTCACGGACACGCTGGAAAATCACCTATCTTCAAGCAGAACAAGCTTTTGCTTTTTGTTGTGAAGAACTCACAGAATTTTCTGCAGAAGATTTTTTACTCCATACTGGTCTCATGAAAACTGTTTTTGATCATGATCCAGACTTAATTTCTATAATCAATAGAGTTGGAAATTTTGTTTTTGTAAATCTTGCCGTTTACCAGTTTGCAGGTCTTTCTAATCCACCATTACTTATCGAAAAAATCAATTCATCAATTGAAAATAAAGAATTGTGGCTCCCCGGTTATGAAAATATTCAAAAATTTAGAGAAAAAGAAAATATAAATATTGAAGCCACGACAGATTCTATGGGCAATCCTGTATGGTTTGAAAATAATTATATACCATTAAACTTAAAATATGGTGAAAATATGACTTTAGTCATATCCAAAAATATCACACCCTGGAAAAAATTTGAAAAAAATTTAATTGATGCACAAAATAACCTTTATTTTAAACATCGTTTTTTATTTTTAGATAGTATGATGTTAAACAAGTTCGAAAAACATTTTAATATTTTGTCCGCTGAAGAACAAAATTTTGCGACAAAAATTAAAAAAGTAAAACACTACTTAACCGAAAAATACAAAACAGAATGCTTCACGAGTTTTAATCTCAAAAGCATTTTTTCTTTTATTTTAAGCTCATTGAATGACCCGTTAAACTCTTATGAGATTCAAGTACAAGAAAATTTTGAAAATATTGAAAACGTTGAAATTCAATGTTTTCAATATGACTTAATTCAAGCTTTTTTAAATATTTTTTATAATGCAATTAATGCTATTATTTTAAGTCAAAAAGTCTCAGAAAGAATGATTAAAATACAAACAGACATCCAAAATGGCGGTGTAAATATTTTAATTATAAATAACGGCAGTGTTGTAAAACCAGAAATTCAGGATAAAATTTTTGAACCTTTTATTACAAGTTTGCCTTCTGGACATGGTACTGGTTTAGGTTTAAGCATTGCAAAAGATATCATTGAAAACCACAATGGAACAATCAGTTTTACTAGTGACGCCGATTGGACGACATTTTCTATAACTTTACCTTTGCAATGA
- a CDS encoding beta-ketoacyl synthase N-terminal-like domain-containing protein, with the protein MACRTTMQTRRVYLYGASVVAPGAANLKEFLSLLSESKCSLTLKKSFSDLFLVGVPTFDFSQYKTWLDKRHEPKRFSLLNEKSGEVVKFAIGSLIDALETNPGLEKALQTLDPNLAIHYAHGLGDIPMICKLSRQTDAVFFKWNAFWADPARNQLYQEYLNNKIELHDVPKNPNSFLSDSFERYEALQVWNAYWAEKSIELKNLLNELKEIESHIVQGEDIETAKLSLIRWKTKAKRNLFEKYQCPTPPWEAASPNLLWNTQSVPASQVSMLLNLHGVANGFAGACASFGTLVEQALYDIRSGKIDAAIVGASDAVPSDEVISAFYNGRLAVLGDSPSIPFCDLRGTHVSGGACTWIIAAEDAMSPLGVKPLGVEILGAGTSSDAEHIITPSKNGPKLAIERAFANAQVVSSQIQLWDMHATGTPGDWNEFTLIEDYVPQSAYISARKGIFGHGMAVSGGWELTAQLLGIQSLNSNTYRLLPSGIDPKKVNPKILSLKRNLLLNNFQDISVSEEGLICGKISLGVGGTTSCVIAKVKL; encoded by the coding sequence ATGGCCTGTAGGACAACAATGCAAACAAGACGAGTTTATCTATATGGAGCATCCGTAGTCGCTCCAGGTGCTGCAAATTTAAAAGAGTTTTTATCGTTGCTTTCAGAAAGCAAATGCTCATTAACTTTAAAAAAATCTTTTTCTGACTTGTTTTTGGTGGGTGTTCCAACGTTTGATTTTTCTCAATATAAAACATGGTTGGACAAGCGACATGAGCCCAAAAGATTTTCATTACTGAATGAAAAGAGTGGCGAGGTGGTTAAGTTTGCCATAGGAAGTTTAATTGATGCACTCGAAACCAATCCTGGATTAGAAAAGGCATTACAAACTTTAGATCCTAATTTAGCAATTCATTATGCTCATGGTTTAGGTGATATTCCAATGATTTGCAAACTTTCGCGCCAAACTGATGCAGTATTTTTTAAATGGAATGCGTTTTGGGCAGATCCTGCAAGAAATCAATTGTACCAAGAGTATCTAAATAATAAAATTGAATTGCACGATGTTCCAAAAAATCCAAATTCTTTTTTGTCAGATTCTTTTGAACGCTATGAAGCGTTGCAAGTATGGAATGCTTATTGGGCAGAAAAGTCGATAGAGTTAAAAAATTTATTAAACGAATTAAAAGAAATTGAAAGCCATATTGTTCAAGGCGAAGATATAGAAACGGCAAAATTATCGTTAATTCGTTGGAAAACAAAAGCGAAAAGAAATCTCTTTGAAAAATATCAATGCCCAACACCTCCATGGGAAGCGGCCTCTCCCAATTTACTCTGGAATACACAAAGCGTGCCGGCATCTCAGGTCTCGATGTTGTTAAATTTGCATGGAGTTGCCAATGGGTTTGCTGGTGCATGTGCGTCTTTTGGTACCCTGGTTGAGCAGGCATTGTATGATATCCGATCGGGTAAAATTGATGCGGCAATTGTTGGAGCATCGGATGCAGTGCCATCCGATGAAGTGATCTCTGCATTTTATAATGGACGTCTTGCGGTATTGGGCGATTCTCCTAGTATTCCTTTTTGTGATCTGCGAGGTACTCATGTGTCTGGAGGTGCTTGTACGTGGATTATTGCGGCAGAAGATGCCATGTCTCCTCTCGGCGTAAAGCCGCTTGGGGTAGAAATTTTAGGGGCAGGAACCAGCAGTGATGCAGAGCATATTATTACACCTTCTAAAAACGGTCCAAAGCTTGCTATTGAGAGAGCTTTTGCCAATGCACAGGTTGTTTCTTCACAAATACAATTATGGGATATGCATGCCACTGGAACTCCAGGCGATTGGAATGAATTTACCCTAATCGAAGATTATGTGCCGCAATCTGCTTACATTTCTGCACGAAAAGGAATTTTTGGGCATGGAATGGCGGTATCGGGAGGTTGGGAGCTCACCGCGCAACTTTTAGGAATTCAATCCTTAAATTCTAATACCTACCGTTTGTTACCTTCTGGTATTGATCCTAAAAAAGTCAATCCTAAAATTCTTTCATTGAAAAGAAATTTGTTACTTAATAATTTTCAAGATATCTCTGTTTCAGAAGAGGGATTAATTTGTGGTAAAATTAGTTTAGGGGTTGGAGGGACAACGAGTTGTGTCATTGCAAAGGTAAAGTTATAG
- a CDS encoding L,D-transpeptidase family protein, producing the protein MNSNFFKLNDIKKLNIFFAILLISNQVSLGKPKENLLLQKNEHIISQNSSDVHKSPLFQKTFNSGLAITVPKAIDTQSQSNSIQNIPSAFISLTSYEPTYAMVVEKNLHRLSVFKVTPSGTYSLVKRYHALTGKEPGDKKFRGDNRTPEGIYFIVGRKEGSTLMQLWGNAARKYGPRAFVLDYPNIFDKRQRKTGSGIWIHGVDSNERMQRPFDTEGCVALRNEDVLDITKYVTEFKTPVVIVSEMQMVSYESVQQEKEKVIDMVESWRQSWEKSEFKVYLSYYSEHFRSLGKSKNGWLNMKMNLSKIRQGDIKVQVSEPKILSFQNQLLVEFFQKYTSPDKVDFGRKFLYLRKEGDEYKIIAEKWYGASKAVSDLIVLNDSLKKNRN; encoded by the coding sequence GTGAATAGCAATTTTTTTAAACTTAATGATATTAAAAAGTTAAATATATTTTTTGCTATTTTATTGATTTCTAACCAAGTTTCTCTTGGCAAACCAAAAGAAAATTTACTTTTACAAAAAAATGAACATATTATAAGCCAAAATTCGTCTGATGTGCATAAAAGCCCGCTATTCCAAAAAACGTTCAATAGCGGCCTTGCTATCACAGTTCCTAAGGCGATAGACACGCAATCACAATCAAACTCAATACAAAATATTCCTTCCGCTTTTATTAGCTTGACGTCCTATGAACCCACTTATGCAATGGTTGTCGAAAAAAATCTTCACAGGCTGAGCGTTTTTAAGGTGACGCCGAGTGGAACATATTCTCTTGTAAAACGTTATCATGCTTTAACCGGTAAAGAACCAGGGGATAAAAAGTTTCGCGGTGATAACCGCACTCCTGAAGGCATTTATTTTATTGTCGGCCGCAAAGAAGGCTCTACGTTAATGCAACTTTGGGGTAATGCAGCGCGCAAGTACGGTCCAAGAGCTTTTGTGCTTGATTATCCTAATATTTTTGACAAAAGACAACGCAAAACAGGATCTGGTATTTGGATTCATGGTGTAGATAGTAACGAAAGAATGCAGCGTCCCTTTGATACAGAAGGGTGTGTTGCTTTGCGAAACGAAGATGTGCTCGATATCACAAAATATGTCACGGAATTTAAAACACCTGTTGTGATTGTTTCAGAAATGCAGATGGTGAGTTACGAGTCTGTTCAGCAAGAAAAAGAAAAAGTCATAGATATGGTTGAATCATGGAGACAAAGTTGGGAAAAATCTGAATTTAAAGTGTATTTGAGTTATTATTCTGAACATTTTCGCTCTCTAGGAAAAAGCAAAAATGGTTGGTTAAATATGAAAATGAACTTATCCAAAATTCGCCAAGGTGATATTAAAGTACAAGTCAGCGAACCTAAAATATTGTCATTTCAAAATCAATTACTTGTAGAATTTTTTCAAAAATATACCTCTCCAGATAAGGTTGATTTTGGCAGGAAGTTCTTATATCTCCGTAAAGAGGGTGATGAGTACAAAATCATTGCTGAAAAGTGGTACGGCGCTTCAAAGGCAGTCTCTGATTTGATTGTGTTAAACGATAGCCTCAAAAAAAATAGAAACTAA
- a CDS encoding adenosine kinase, translated as MIQNSFFSTEQFRHAFDVVSIENALIDLLVRANDSDLKTFGMNKGVMQLVDEATQKNVLQNLGSVKPEVELGGSASNALRGMAILGAKTSYSSTVGDDAYGRAFAKRLDELSIENRLSIVDGVHTGTCLVVVTPDGERTLNTNLGACLLYKPSYVPFDDIAKSKIFFSTGYMLDSQNQIDALSAAIDHALLNDVKVAFDVADPFVIKRHGRARIMSLLEKTHLVFLNAEEANILLEKSPEAAALELAKFIQISVVKDGEKGAYIAYDGKVIFIPAKKVEVADTTGAGDMFAGGFMFGLCRGLNLEQSGQIATLLAADTVSYMGVRLSSNIREQIAAIMK; from the coding sequence ATGATTCAAAATTCTTTTTTTTCTACGGAACAATTCCGTCATGCTTTTGATGTCGTTTCCATCGAAAATGCCCTTATCGATCTTCTTGTTCGCGCTAATGATTCAGACCTAAAAACTTTTGGAATGAACAAAGGTGTGATGCAGTTAGTCGATGAAGCAACGCAAAAAAATGTTTTGCAAAACTTGGGTAGTGTTAAACCAGAAGTTGAGCTTGGGGGCAGTGCATCGAATGCCCTGAGGGGGATGGCAATTTTAGGTGCCAAAACGAGCTACAGCAGCACTGTTGGCGATGATGCGTATGGGCGCGCTTTTGCAAAAAGATTAGATGAACTCAGTATTGAAAACAGGCTATCAATTGTTGACGGCGTTCATACAGGTACGTGTCTTGTTGTTGTGACTCCAGATGGTGAACGGACCCTAAATACCAATTTAGGGGCGTGTCTTTTATACAAACCGAGTTATGTTCCTTTTGACGACATTGCAAAATCAAAGATCTTTTTTTCTACAGGTTATATGCTTGATAGTCAAAATCAAATTGATGCTCTGAGTGCAGCCATTGATCATGCATTGCTGAATGATGTAAAGGTAGCGTTTGATGTTGCAGATCCGTTTGTGATCAAAAGACATGGGCGAGCTCGAATCATGTCACTACTCGAAAAAACGCATTTGGTTTTTTTAAATGCAGAAGAAGCAAATATTCTTTTAGAGAAATCTCCTGAGGCGGCAGCTTTAGAACTAGCTAAATTTATTCAAATTTCTGTTGTTAAAGATGGTGAAAAGGGCGCATACATTGCCTATGATGGAAAGGTTATATTTATCCCTGCAAAAAAAGTTGAAGTTGCCGATACTACGGGTGCAGGCGATATGTTTGCCGGAGGTTTTATGTTTGGCTTGTGTCGAGGTTTAAACCTTGAACAATCTGGTCAAATCGCAACCCTTTTAGCAGCAGATACAGTGTCTTATATGGGGGTTCGACTTTCCTCAAATATACGTGAGCAGATTGCGGCTATTATGAAATAA
- a CDS encoding ArnT family glycosyltransferase — translation MFKKYVQKNIFTKIKFNSQFNWKQSWVWVILIATCLLRLFWSANFPIGNDEAYYWDWSRQLQLSYVDAPPFVAWIAFLGGLLFSGEIGVRLFIPIFYFFTTIFLILCAREIEIIKNRQLTNETVISIFILSQLIPIFSLEGMMLIPDGPLLFGISGALFYLLKANRKALHKNSSLAIKDGLLLGIFLGLAGLSKYHALPISIGFFIATLVFRGISASIKDYKFWFVAIFVSIVISSPVFVWNYNNNYASFRFQSQHGFSDFNFSFYTIFKFFLGISLYLMPWFFISLLYFSFKELKKNKYYNSPAIFSIIPFYFLFLIILISSMGKQTLAHWVMPGFLLLIPAFAINWKPLQSKYKSIWKKLFYLSFAISIIIPTLLSFNFINNFIIRTYAYINGNSDTLFQFYIWKDLEIFMQDQQNILLSLNEYKQNELVSKKCDNEYEIASLKWFWTAQMAFHFKHQPKIYNFDFDNSSFYTWRDKLYELAECKIIIVGSQDHFQANEIFKIMNVEEIKKFTLSPYTGKNIVFIKGSLKEEGVLRKIYENTLINIRY, via the coding sequence GTGTTCAAAAAGTACGTTCAAAAAAATATTTTTACAAAAATTAAGTTTAATAGCCAATTTAATTGGAAACAAAGTTGGGTATGGGTAATTTTAATTGCGACTTGTTTACTAAGACTATTTTGGTCTGCCAATTTTCCAATCGGTAATGATGAAGCGTATTACTGGGACTGGTCAAGGCAGTTACAATTAAGTTATGTTGACGCCCCACCTTTTGTTGCTTGGATCGCATTTCTAGGAGGACTTCTTTTTTCTGGAGAAATTGGGGTACGTTTATTTATTCCTATTTTTTATTTTTTTACAACTATATTTTTAATTTTATGTGCTCGAGAAATTGAAATTATAAAAAATCGACAATTAACTAATGAAACTGTTATTTCTATTTTTATACTCAGCCAACTTATTCCTATATTTAGCCTTGAAGGAATGATGTTAATTCCAGATGGTCCGTTATTATTTGGAATTTCTGGAGCATTATTTTATTTATTAAAAGCAAACCGAAAAGCTTTACATAAAAATTCTTCCTTAGCAATAAAAGACGGTTTATTATTGGGAATTTTTCTTGGTCTTGCAGGTCTATCAAAATATCATGCATTACCAATTTCTATTGGTTTTTTTATAGCGACATTGGTTTTTCGCGGCATTAGTGCAAGCATTAAAGACTATAAATTTTGGTTTGTCGCAATTTTTGTTTCTATTGTAATTTCCAGTCCTGTTTTTGTTTGGAATTATAATAACAATTATGCCTCATTTCGCTTTCAGTCGCAACATGGATTTTCTGATTTTAATTTTAGTTTTTATACAATTTTTAAATTTTTTCTCGGTATTTCACTTTACTTAATGCCTTGGTTTTTTATATCTTTACTCTATTTTTCATTTAAAGAACTCAAAAAAAACAAATACTATAACTCTCCTGCAATTTTTTCGATAATCCCGTTTTATTTTTTATTTTTAATAATTTTAATATCTTCAATGGGTAAACAAACGCTTGCTCACTGGGTTATGCCTGGATTTTTACTTTTAATCCCTGCATTTGCTATTAATTGGAAGCCTTTACAATCAAAATATAAATCAATTTGGAAAAAATTATTTTACTTATCATTTGCAATTTCAATTATAATTCCAACTTTATTGAGTTTTAATTTTATTAATAATTTTATAATAAGAACTTATGCATACATTAATGGAAATTCTGATACTCTTTTTCAGTTTTATATATGGAAAGACTTAGAAATTTTTATGCAAGATCAACAAAATATATTGCTTTCCTTAAATGAATATAAACAAAATGAATTAGTTTCAAAAAAATGTGACAATGAGTATGAAATTGCCTCACTCAAGTGGTTTTGGACAGCACAAATGGCATTTCATTTTAAACATCAACCAAAAATTTATAATTTTGATTTCGATAACAGTTCATTTTATACTTGGCGTGATAAACTTTATGAGCTGGCTGAGTGCAAAATTATTATTGTAGGTAGTCAAGATCATTTTCAGGCAAATGAAATATTTAAAATTATGAATGTTGAAGAAATAAAAAAATTTACTCTCTCTCCTTATACAGGAAAAAACATTGTTTTTATTAAAGGAAGTTTAAAAGAAGAAGGGGTTCTTAGAAAAATTTATGAAAACACTCTAATAAATATCAGATATTAA
- a CDS encoding glutaredoxin, whose amino-acid sequence MKKVKIYTTTVCPYCNSAKNLFKNLNIEYEEINLDNNSELRAKLSQENNGWRTVPMVFIGDKFIGGFDDTNKLHREGKLLSLIHS is encoded by the coding sequence TTGAAAAAAGTTAAAATTTACACAACAACAGTTTGTCCATACTGTAACTCTGCAAAAAATCTTTTTAAAAATTTAAACATTGAATACGAAGAAATCAATCTTGATAACAATTCTGAACTCAGAGCGAAACTTTCGCAAGAAAATAACGGTTGGCGAACTGTACCCATGGTATTTATTGGCGATAAATTTATTGGTGGTTTTGATGATACAAACAAACTACACAGAGAGGGAAAACTTTTAAGCTTAATTCATTCTTAA